Part of the Trichoderma asperellum chromosome 1, complete sequence genome is shown below.
GGGGCGGCGAGCTAGGATCGGTCGGGAGATTATTCGAATACAGCAGTTGGGAGATACCGATAGATTGGCTGGCAGAGCTTCCATTGGACGAGGCGAATAGACATTTAACTTGGCTCCCGGGTGCTAGGGGATTTGACGGCTTGGCAGGAGAAAGTATGTAAAGCTAGTAATATGACACGATGCAAACAATCTTGGCACTCAGGGACAAATTCTTATTGTTTCTGTGTCTTCACTTATAGCCCTGTGGCGTTTGCCAAGCGTTATCGTTCGTTTTACCCCGGATTGTCGGGTTGGACGCTCGCTAGTTTGGATATGGTATAATATAGTGTCTCTTTTACGCAATACGTGTACGAGATTTGCTAATTTTATCGCTGCCCCGCCTGGTCCCCTCTGTGAGCTGTGTCCGGGGTCGGCCTTTAGTGTTGTGGATAGGATTTACGAACGATTAGACTGTTTGGGAAGACGGCCGCGCAGGCGCCCATCCTGCAATGCCCTTTACCGTCCCAGACAGGCAAGGCAAATCCCTTCAATTCGAGGCAAAGATCTACATTACTATGGTCAACATATACATACAAATCGTCCAGGAACACGACCGTCGTGTTGACGGCGTCGCGGCTACTCTCGGACTTGCACTCCGCACAGATGCCGCATCCGATCTATAACTCCTAGTCCCAATACCCCTTGCTACATGAGGAAGCTATGGTCTCTCCTCCGCAGCCACACGGCTCTTGCGCCTCAATCACCTGCCGCCGACTACCGCTAAGCATTGTTAGTGGCGGAAGCGCGAACTGCACGGCAGGAGAAGACTTGCTCCATACAGCAGGTAGTTACCACCAGTTTAGAGCCGAAATGGCATCTACAATCGAACATCGTCACCGCGCATGTGGTCTAGTCTCTTGAGGCTCTTGGATAGCTGGACAAATGTTTCATCACATGTGAGCTTAATGCCTATACTAACTGCACGTGGCGCTTTACCCGTATACAGAGCAATCCTTATCTGCGTTAACTCGGTTAGGACGGAAATGTAGCAAAGCTATATGATCAAAAGTCCCCCTTAACGTAAACAGCCTTGTTGCAGCTATACAAGCAATTGTTATCTGCATGACTCGGATAGGAAGGAAACGAAGCAATTTGTATAATCAAAAGTCCCAATGGCCGTCATGAGTCTTGCTGCAACTCTACAAACAATCCATACCTGGATTGCTTCGGTTAGGACGGATGTGTATCGAGCTGTATATGATCAAAAGTCCCATTTGACGTGATCAGTCCTGTTGAAACCCTTGCCATGATGCAAAAAGGGAACAAGATGCAAAGCGAACAAGGGGCGCCTTGCAAAGCAACAGACCTGGGGTTTGGCTGGGTGTATAAAGACGTATCGTCCTGCTCTACTGATCGACAGTCTGATTCAACGACACTCACATCACAAGCCTGTCTGTTCCATCTCCTGACACAatgctcttctcatctctcgctgttgttgcggctgcaaccgccgccttggcctctcCCGTCAAGCCCAGCGGCAAGACCGTCGCTCTGCCAGTGAAGCGCGTCTCCAACGTCAAGTCTGCAAAGAGCCTTGTCCAGAAGGGCCAAGCCCGCCTCAACAAGGTCAACGGCGTCAAGGCCGTGGGCAAGCGTGACAGCTCTGGCTCAGTCACCAACGACGACGTTAGCTACATTGCCGCGGTCACCATTGGCGATGGAACCTACAACCTGATCGTTGACACTGGATGTAAGTCGTTACTtattcacacacacacagtgagcaaaaagaatgaatgTGCTGACTTGAGATTCTGTCTAGCTTCAAACACCTGGTGCGGTGCCCAGAGCTCATGCGAGCCTTCTTCCACCGGCCAGTCCACCGGCCAGTCCGTCTCCGTCAGCTATGGCTCTGGATCCTTCTCCGGCACTGAGTACACCGACAACGTCAGCTTCGGCGGCTTGACCGTTCAAGGCCAGTCAGTTGGCGCTGCCGACCAGGCCTCTGGCTTCAACGGTGTTGACGGAATCATCGGCTTTGGCCCCGTCGACCTCACCCAGAACACCGTTTCCGGTTCCGACTCTGTCCCCACCTTCATGGACAACCTCTACAGCCAGGGCTCCATCTCGACCGAGGTTCTTGGTGTTTCCTTCCGCCCTGAGTCTGGCGGTGATACCGATGACACCAACGGCGAGCTGACCCTCGGTGGCACCGACAGCTCCAAGTACTCGGGCTCCATCAGCTACTTCAACACTCTCCAGAGCGGCGACGCTGCTCCCTACTGGggcatctccatcgccagcttcagctACGGCTCAACCACTCTCGCCTCCTCTGCCACTGGCATTGTCGACACCGGCACCACCCTCATCTACATCCCCACCAAGGCTTACAACAAGTTCCTGTCTGCCACTGGCGGCTCGACCGATAGCTCCTCCggtctctcttccttctccacgAAGCCAACATCCAACTTCAACATCAAGTTCGGATCAACCACCTTCAGCCTCACACCTTCTCAGTACCTGGTCCCAACCTCCCAGTACAGCGAGTTCGGCCTCAGCTCTGGCCAATACTACTCATTCATCAACGACGGTGGCAGCTCTGGTGTCGACACCATTATCGGCCAGAAATTCCTGGAGAACTACTACTCCGTCTTTGATACCACAAACGCCCGCATCGGCTTTGCCCCTGCTGTGTAATTTGCTGTCATGATCTGTCAAAGGTTATCTAGCAGAGTAAATATGTTGGTTTATAGGAATGCTATAAGGCATCGAAGGataaaaaaagtctatttTCGTACTTATCAGGATTAGTATAACCAGGCAAAATGAATCTGctaaaagacaaaaaagtatatatgtgaaaatacaaaagagaAATATTGCTCCAATCGATTCCAAGCTTGATGGCTCTTCATCAGTGATGTGATCACAGTATCCTGATTCTTAACCAAGTGTAGTAAGAGACAATCTGTTAAACGCCAGACCCATATACAGTGTTATATTTTGCAGAGACGTCCATCCTGACGAACTTGCCATCTCTCATTCCCCACGCACGGCGAGCACCAGAATACATCTGTCGGATCGACTCTGCGCTTGATTTTTAGCAATTTCGCGTAATTGCTGCCCCAGAACGTTTGCTGCCAATCTTTTTCGAACGGGAAAGCCTGTAACAAATTGTTAGCAGCTATGTCTTGataataaacaaaaaaagaaaaaaaaaaaaaaaaaaaaagaagtgatATATGACGTGCCTCATTTATGTATGCGCCGCCTCTGGGCGTCAGGTCGCGCAGAGGCTGGAATTCTCTCtcaagaatttctttagctCTCTGCTCCTCACTCTTATTAAATGGTCCAAAGGGTTCGCCATTCACTAATAGTGATGCTGTCAGTAAAAGACATTGATCAGTTAAAGGTGGTCCAGCAACTCACAAGCGTGAACATATGCAGTTCTCCATGCAGGGTTGACGGCATTGCTACCTCCTCTCGGTGTTGCTTCTTGAACACCTTTGCCGCCGACCATGAAAGCTTCCATTGATCTTGAGCTTCCAGACATTCCTACCTGCAGGGCATTCTTGAGCGCTTCAGTATTACCTGTCAAAACCTCTCCATCCAGAAGTCGCGAAACAAGGTACAAACTTCCTCCTGCTTGATTAGTGTCGTAATTCTTGTCAAACCATGCTAGAAATGAATCATATTGCTCAAGAGTGGTGTAAAACTGGACCCTGTTGGGCCAGCGTTTCTGAATAGTCTCATTGATGGGATGAAATGCCTTGGAGACGGCTTCGGGGTCATCAACGTCCTGTAGAATACATTTTCCCATGAATCCAGCGACGCGATCTGGGATGCCCGGCTCCTGAAT
Proteins encoded:
- a CDS encoding uncharacterized protein (SECRETED:SignalP(1-17)~MEROPS:MER0000940), producing the protein MLFSSLAVVAAATAALASPVKPSGKTVALPVKRVSNVKSAKSLVQKGQARLNKVNGVKAVGKRDSSGSVTNDDVSYIAAVTIGDGTYNLIVDTGSSNTWCGAQSSCEPSSTGQSTGQSVSVSYGSGSFSGTEYTDNVSFGGLTVQGQSVGAADQASGFNGVDGIIGFGPVDLTQNTVSGSDSVPTFMDNLYSQGSISTEVLGVSFRPESGGDTDDTNGELTLGGTDSSKYSGSISYFNTLQSGDAAPYWGISIASFSYGSTTLASSATGIVDTGTTLIYIPTKAYNKFLSATGGSTDSSSGLSSFSTKPTSNFNIKFGSTTFSLTPSQYLVPTSQYSEFGLSSGQYYSFINDGGSSGVDTIIGQKFLENYYSVFDTTNARIGFAPAV